From the Gouania willdenowi chromosome 19, fGouWil2.1, whole genome shotgun sequence genome, one window contains:
- the socs3b gene encoding suppressor of cytokine signaling 3b, which yields MVAYGGPNALAMSSVTLPDDQVQGANFTPHHYKPFSSHQHYQQVMRALHKLQESGFYWGAISGREASSLLRSQPPGTFLIRDSSDHHHFFTLSVQTVRGTKNLRIHSEVTGFFLQPDPQNTTEPLQFNCVLKLIAYYMGKGPDSVRTREGASGGNSAEVKVKAGSVYLIHTGGERIPLELQRPLSSSLSSLQHMCRRTLNSGGLVESEQTEQLPLTLRDFLEEYDAPI from the exons ATGGTAGCCTACGGCGGACCCAACGCCCTCGCCATGAGCTCTGTGACCCTGCCAGACGACCAGGTTCAGGGGGCGAACTTTACCCCGCATCACTACAAGCCGTTCAGCTCGCACCAACACTACCAGCAG GTGATGCGTGCGCTGCATAAGCTACAGGAGAGCGGGTTCTACTGGGGGGCCATTAGCGGCCGGGAGGCCAGCTCCCTGCTCCGTTCTCAACCTCCGGGAACTTTCCTGATCCGGGACTCCTCGGACCACCACCACTTCTTCACCCTGTCGGTCCAGACGGTTAGGGGAACCAAGAACCTGCGCATCCACAGCGAGGTCACCGGGTTCTTCCTGCAGCCGGACCCACAGAACACCACGGAGCCACTGCAATTCAATTGTGTGCTGAAACTCATAGCGTACTACATGGGCAAGGGGCCGGACTCTGTGAGGACTAGAGAAGGAGCGAGTGGGGGGAATTCAGCGGAAGTTAAAGTGAAGGCTGGGAGTGTTTATCTGATCCACACGGGTGGAGAGAGGATCCCCCTGGAGCTGCAGAGGCCTCTCTCCTCCTCCCTTTCGTCCTTGCAGCACATGTGCAGGAGGACTCTGAACAGTGGAGGCCTGGTGGAATCGGAGCAGACTGAGCAGTTACCGCTCACGCTCAGAGACTTCCTGGAAGAGTACGACGCTCCGATATGA